A genomic window from Candidatus Kouleothrix ribensis includes:
- a CDS encoding 2-oxoglutarate oxidoreductase, whose product MTTTQLPEQLVYERPHALTDNPTHYCPGCTHGIAHRLIAEVIDELGIRERTIGIAPVGCAVFAFNYFDCDFAVAAHGRAPAMATGLKRVLPDTIVFTYQGDGDLAAIGLGEILHTAARGESLTAIFINNAIYGMTGGQMAPTSPPGMPSTSCLGGRDVATMGSPLKICELISQIDGAAYVARRSLHSPPEIRKAKKAIRQAFANQIAGAGFSLVELLSTCPTNWNMTPADALNWVETAMVPMFPLGDFKVAGSKQAVGV is encoded by the coding sequence ATGACGACCACACAACTGCCTGAGCAGCTGGTGTACGAGCGCCCGCACGCGCTGACCGACAACCCGACGCACTATTGCCCCGGCTGCACCCATGGCATTGCGCACCGCCTGATCGCCGAGGTGATCGACGAGCTGGGCATCCGCGAGCGCACGATCGGCATTGCGCCGGTCGGCTGTGCGGTGTTCGCCTTCAACTACTTCGACTGCGATTTCGCCGTGGCCGCACACGGCCGCGCGCCGGCCATGGCCACCGGGCTGAAGCGCGTGCTGCCCGACACGATCGTATTCACCTACCAGGGTGATGGCGACCTCGCGGCGATCGGCCTGGGCGAGATCCTGCACACCGCCGCGCGCGGTGAGTCGCTCACCGCTATCTTCATCAATAATGCGATCTATGGCATGACTGGCGGCCAGATGGCGCCAACCTCGCCGCCGGGCATGCCGAGCACATCGTGCCTGGGTGGGCGTGATGTCGCAACGATGGGCAGCCCGCTCAAGATCTGCGAGCTGATCAGCCAGATCGACGGCGCAGCGTACGTGGCCCGGCGCAGCCTGCACAGCCCGCCCGAGATCCGCAAGGCCAAGAAGGCCATTCGGCAGGCCTTCGCCAACCAGATCGCAGGCGCAGGCTTCTCGCTGGTCGAGCTGCTCTCGACCTGCCCTACCAACTGGAACATGACGCCGGCCGACGCGCTCAATTGGGTTGAGACGGCCATGGTGCCGATGTTCCCGCTGGGCGATTTCAAGGTAGCCGGCAGCAAGCAGGCGGTAGGCGTATGA
- the vorB gene encoding 3-methyl-2-oxobutanoate dehydrogenase subunit VorB yields MRQLLKGNEAIAEAAIRAGLDAYFGYPITPQTELLEHMARRMPELGRAFVQAESEIAAINMVYGAACAGKRAMTSSSGPGISLMQEGLSYIAASQVPAVLVDVMRGGPGLGNIAASQADYFQMTKSAGHGDFRPIVLAPATVQEAIDLTVLAFDLAEQYRTLVTLLLDGNLGQLMEPAELPPMSTRPARVSCWALGGAAQRPKRLISSFNLQPEALEADNRRLQDKIATIAAHEVRAYDDMLDDAEIVVIGFGTAGRIAQSAVRAARAQGIKAGLLRPITLAPFPDWRVSQLAGQARAFLVVEMNAGQMLEDVKLAAAGHVPVRFYGRMGGTAPLPDEILDAIVKLGGGQ; encoded by the coding sequence ATGAGACAGCTGTTGAAAGGCAATGAGGCGATCGCCGAGGCCGCCATTCGTGCCGGGCTCGACGCCTACTTTGGCTACCCGATCACACCGCAGACCGAGCTGCTCGAGCATATGGCGCGCCGCATGCCCGAGCTGGGCCGCGCGTTCGTACAGGCCGAGAGCGAGATCGCTGCGATCAATATGGTGTATGGCGCGGCCTGCGCCGGCAAACGCGCCATGACCTCATCGTCGGGGCCGGGCATTAGCCTGATGCAAGAGGGCCTGAGCTACATCGCCGCCTCGCAAGTGCCGGCGGTGCTGGTCGATGTGATGCGCGGCGGGCCGGGGCTGGGCAATATCGCCGCCAGCCAGGCCGACTACTTCCAGATGACCAAGAGCGCCGGGCATGGCGATTTCCGGCCGATCGTGCTGGCGCCGGCCACCGTGCAGGAGGCGATCGATCTAACGGTGCTGGCGTTCGATCTGGCCGAACAGTACCGCACGCTTGTGACGCTATTGCTCGATGGCAACCTTGGCCAGCTGATGGAGCCGGCCGAGCTGCCGCCCATGAGCACACGGCCGGCACGTGTGTCGTGCTGGGCGCTGGGCGGCGCGGCACAGCGGCCCAAGCGGCTGATCTCGTCCTTCAACCTGCAGCCCGAGGCACTCGAGGCCGACAATCGCCGGCTACAGGACAAGATCGCCACGATCGCCGCACACGAGGTGCGCGCCTACGACGACATGCTCGACGACGCCGAGATTGTGGTGATTGGCTTTGGCACCGCCGGCCGGATCGCCCAGAGCGCCGTGCGCGCCGCGCGTGCCCAGGGCATCAAGGCCGGCCTGCTGCGCCCGATTACGCTTGCGCCCTTCCCCGACTGGCGCGTGTCGCAGCTGGCCGGGCAGGCCCGCGCGTTCCTGGTGGTCGAGATGAACGCCGGGCAGATGCTGGAAGATGTCAAGCTTGCGGCCGCCGGCCATGTGCCGGTACGCTTCTATGGCCGCATGGGCGGCACGGCGCCGCTGCCCGACGAAATCCTCGACGCGATCGTTAAGCTTGGAGGTGGCCAATGA
- a CDS encoding 4Fe-4S binding protein, with the protein MIRGHIVIDAERCKGCALCTGACPQLVIRMASSFNAHGYRPAELADPHGDCTGCAVCALICPDVAITVYRQPAKPPQAAPRAPVAVAAGILE; encoded by the coding sequence ATGATCCGAGGGCATATTGTGATCGACGCCGAGCGCTGCAAAGGCTGCGCGCTCTGCACCGGCGCCTGCCCACAGCTGGTCATCCGTATGGCCAGCAGCTTCAACGCGCATGGCTACCGGCCGGCCGAGCTAGCCGACCCGCATGGCGACTGCACCGGCTGCGCGGTGTGCGCGCTGATCTGTCCTGACGTGGCGATCACCGTGTACCGCCAGCCTGCAAAACCACCACAGGCCGCCCCGCGCGCGCCGGTGGCCGTTGCGGCCGGCATACTGGAGTGA
- a CDS encoding radical SAM protein, giving the protein MTYVYGPIASQRLGQSLGIDPIPFKTCNWNCVYCQLGRTTPLTNQRREYAPPDAILADVSAALASHPPGTIDWISFVGSGEPTLHASLGVLIRRVKALTPLPVAVITNGSLLYLPEVRAELAAADAVLPTLVAGSAALFRSITRPWPGLTYERHMAGLLAFRQEYRGQLWLEVMLIKGMNDTDAALRELAAAIRRIAPDQVQITLPTRPPSEAGVAPPDAATLLRATSILSEGAQIVHPPQGEVDLSGAADLCAAIEGVIMRHPMRASDLARAVGRWPPEQVASALRTLEATGRARVVEYAGQSFWCVASGRYAV; this is encoded by the coding sequence ATGACCTATGTCTATGGCCCGATTGCCTCACAGCGCCTAGGTCAGTCGCTGGGCATCGACCCGATTCCATTCAAGACCTGTAACTGGAATTGCGTCTACTGCCAGCTTGGGCGCACGACGCCGCTGACCAACCAGCGGCGTGAGTATGCACCGCCCGACGCAATTCTCGCCGATGTGTCGGCAGCCCTCGCCAGCCATCCCCCTGGCACAATCGACTGGATCAGCTTTGTCGGCTCGGGCGAGCCAACCCTGCACGCCAGCCTGGGCGTGCTGATCCGGCGCGTCAAGGCGCTCACGCCCCTGCCGGTCGCGGTGATCACGAACGGCTCGCTGCTCTACCTGCCCGAGGTGCGCGCCGAGCTGGCGGCGGCCGATGCAGTGCTGCCGACGCTGGTGGCCGGCAGCGCCGCGCTCTTCCGCAGCATCACGCGCCCCTGGCCGGGCCTGACCTACGAGCGCCACATGGCCGGCCTGCTGGCATTTCGCCAGGAATATCGCGGCCAGCTCTGGCTCGAGGTCATGCTGATCAAAGGGATGAACGACACCGACGCCGCGCTGCGCGAGCTTGCCGCAGCCATCCGCCGGATCGCGCCCGACCAGGTGCAGATCACACTGCCGACGCGCCCACCATCCGAGGCCGGCGTGGCCCCGCCCGACGCCGCGACGCTGCTGCGCGCCACCAGCATCCTCTCCGAAGGCGCCCAGATCGTTCACCCGCCGCAGGGCGAAGTCGATCTCTCGGGTGCTGCCGACTTATGCGCCGCAATCGAGGGTGTGATCATGCGCCACCCCATGCGCGCGTCCGATCTGGCGCGCGCGGTGGGCCGCTGGCCGCCCGAGCAGGTAGCAAGCGCCCTACGCACGCTCGAGGCCACTGGCCGCGCCCGCGTGGTCGAGTATGCCGGCCAGTCGTTCTGGTGCGTGGCGTCTGGGCGCTACGCCGTTTGA
- a CDS encoding PadR family transcriptional regulator, with protein sequence MFRKHHGRRKHGPWGQPHERPESEHEHFEEQFEHRHHGHHRPGGSPPEFGWRHYFFGRPERPPHRGGPFGGPFGGDPFDQDGGGRRRHRRGDIKFALLELLAEQPRHGYDLIKELEQRYGGFYRPSPGSVYPTLQLLEDEGHLTSATVDGKRVYTITESGRGLLAERQRHAGPEGRGPHHGFRGRGEGQDLEALKQSGMALTASVMQAARHGTPKQVESVMRLLDSTRREIYAILSQADTEQPE encoded by the coding sequence ATGTTTCGGAAACATCACGGCCGGCGCAAGCACGGCCCCTGGGGCCAGCCGCACGAGCGGCCGGAGTCTGAGCACGAACACTTTGAGGAGCAGTTCGAGCACCGCCACCATGGGCATCACAGGCCGGGCGGGTCACCGCCCGAGTTCGGCTGGCGCCACTATTTCTTCGGCCGGCCCGAGCGGCCACCGCACCGTGGCGGGCCATTCGGCGGCCCGTTCGGCGGCGACCCATTCGATCAGGATGGTGGCGGGCGGCGGCGCCACCGGCGCGGCGACATTAAGTTCGCGCTGCTCGAGCTGCTGGCCGAGCAGCCCCGCCACGGGTACGACCTTATCAAAGAGCTCGAGCAGCGCTACGGCGGCTTCTACCGGCCCAGCCCAGGGTCGGTGTACCCAACGCTACAGCTGCTTGAGGACGAGGGCCACCTCACCAGTGCCACCGTCGACGGCAAGCGCGTGTATACGATCACCGAGTCGGGCCGGGGGCTGCTGGCCGAGCGCCAGCGCCACGCCGGCCCCGAGGGCCGCGGCCCACACCACGGCTTTCGCGGCCGCGGCGAGGGCCAGGATCTCGAAGCGCTCAAGCAGAGCGGCATGGCTCTGACTGCCAGCGTGATGCAGGCTGCCCGCCACGGCACGCCCAAGCAGGTCGAGTCGGTCATGCGCCTGCTCGACAGCACCCGGCGCGAGATCTACGCCATTCTATCGCAGGCCGACACCGAGCAGCCCGAGTAG
- a CDS encoding serpin family protein → MATSSHVTAANPTFALKLFGTLANHAPNENLFFSPISIALALALAYNGARGDTRRAIAAVLDRDDDPDDMNRANAELAHMLTRLDQHVQLTIANSLWVSDIFRMRGDYAQIAERCYGAEVRRIDFAHMPVAQLINDWVNQQTHGKIARIVDDVDRDAMLILINAIYFKGGWTEPFNRQHTQPGHFTLPGGRQVERPMMAQRGRYRYYEERGLQAVCLPYGGGRVGMYVFLPPPGVSLAEFGRKLSAKSWAAWMQRFSQTDGRIVLPRFRAEYAVKLNDALGVLGMGIAFEPRADFGAMAGDGQRLRIDEVRHKAFVEVNEEGTEAAAVTSVGMMRASFMPQKSFSMIVDRPFVCAICDEYTGAILFMGAIVDPA, encoded by the coding sequence ATGGCCACCAGCAGTCACGTTACCGCTGCCAACCCCACCTTCGCGCTCAAACTATTTGGCACCCTGGCTAATCACGCGCCTAACGAAAATCTGTTCTTCTCGCCGATCAGTATTGCACTGGCGCTGGCGCTGGCCTACAACGGTGCGCGCGGCGACACGCGCCGGGCGATTGCGGCCGTGCTCGATCGGGATGACGACCCCGACGACATGAACCGGGCCAATGCCGAGCTGGCCCACATGCTTACGCGGCTCGACCAACATGTGCAGCTGACGATCGCCAACTCGCTGTGGGTCAGCGACATATTCCGCATGCGCGGCGACTACGCGCAGATCGCCGAGCGCTGCTACGGCGCCGAAGTGCGCCGGATCGACTTTGCGCATATGCCGGTGGCCCAGCTGATCAACGACTGGGTCAACCAGCAGACCCACGGCAAGATTGCGCGGATCGTCGATGATGTCGACCGCGACGCGATGCTGATCCTGATCAACGCGATCTATTTCAAAGGCGGCTGGACCGAGCCATTCAACCGGCAGCACACCCAGCCAGGCCACTTCACCCTGCCCGGCGGGCGCCAGGTCGAACGCCCCATGATGGCCCAGCGCGGCCGCTATCGCTACTACGAGGAGCGCGGCTTGCAGGCGGTGTGCCTACCCTACGGCGGCGGGCGCGTCGGCATGTACGTCTTTCTGCCGCCGCCAGGTGTAAGCCTGGCCGAGTTCGGCCGCAAGCTGAGCGCCAAGAGCTGGGCGGCCTGGATGCAGCGTTTTAGCCAGACCGACGGGCGGATTGTGTTGCCGCGCTTCCGCGCCGAGTATGCGGTTAAGCTCAACGACGCGCTCGGTGTGCTGGGCATGGGCATCGCCTTCGAGCCACGTGCCGACTTCGGGGCCATGGCTGGCGACGGCCAGCGCCTGCGGATCGACGAAGTACGCCACAAGGCCTTCGTCGAGGTAAACGAGGAAGGCACCGAGGCCGCTGCGGTCACCTCGGTTGGTATGATGCGCGCCTCGTTCATGCCCCAGAAGAGCTTCTCGATGATCGTCGATCGGCCGTTCGTATGCGCGATCTGCGACGAGTACACCGGCGCGATCCTGTTCATGGGCGCGATCGTCGACCCGGCCTAG
- the hisG gene encoding ATP phosphoribosyltransferase, with protein MLPFQTRSLKLAIPSKGSLYDGTLTFFESCGLKIARPNPRRYTAGIRALPDTEVLLHRAPDIIEKVAEGEIDIGVSGLDLVEELRGDRDDLLVLYDDLGFGRCELVVAVPEAWIDVSSWHDLADLSVELHAEGRSLRIATKYPALLRRFCYANGITYFRLIDSQGATEAAPGLGYADMVADITETGTTLRDNQLKIVGGPLLRSQACLVGSRRSLRDSPTRLATVRAILELVEARRRGRNYVQVTANIAGTSAEEVGRRVAARPELAGMQGPTVAPVYSGDDSGWYTVTLFVPHERIMMLAEHLRTLGGGALAVLPAQYVFDTRCEAYERLLDALG; from the coding sequence GTGTTACCTTTTCAAACCAGGTCGTTAAAGCTGGCAATCCCCTCGAAAGGCAGCCTCTACGATGGCACGCTCACGTTCTTCGAGAGCTGCGGCCTGAAGATCGCGCGGCCCAACCCGCGCCGCTACACCGCCGGCATCCGCGCACTACCCGATACCGAGGTGTTGCTGCATCGCGCACCCGATATTATCGAGAAGGTTGCCGAGGGCGAGATCGACATCGGCGTTAGCGGGCTCGACCTGGTTGAAGAGCTGCGCGGCGACCGCGACGATCTGCTGGTGCTGTACGACGACCTGGGGTTCGGGCGCTGCGAGCTGGTGGTGGCCGTGCCCGAGGCCTGGATCGACGTCAGCTCGTGGCACGACCTGGCCGACCTGTCGGTTGAGCTGCATGCCGAAGGCCGCTCACTGCGGATCGCCACCAAATACCCGGCGCTGCTGCGGCGCTTCTGCTATGCCAATGGCATCACCTACTTCCGGCTGATCGACTCGCAGGGCGCCACCGAGGCCGCGCCTGGCCTGGGCTACGCCGATATGGTTGCCGATATTACCGAGACGGGCACGACCCTGCGCGACAACCAGCTGAAGATCGTCGGCGGGCCGCTGCTGCGCTCGCAGGCGTGCCTGGTGGGCAGCCGCCGCAGCCTGCGCGATAGCCCCACGCGCCTGGCGACCGTTCGAGCGATTCTTGAGCTGGTCGAGGCGCGCCGGCGTGGCCGCAACTACGTGCAGGTTACTGCCAATATCGCCGGCACATCGGCCGAGGAAGTGGGCCGGCGCGTTGCCGCGCGGCCCGAGCTGGCCGGCATGCAAGGCCCGACGGTCGCGCCGGTCTATTCCGGCGACGATAGCGGCTGGTATACCGTCACACTGTTCGTGCCGCACGAGCGCATCATGATGCTGGCCGAGCATCTACGTACACTCGGCGGTGGCGCGCTGGCGGTGCTGCCGGCCCAATATGTGTTCGACACGCGCTGCGAGGCGTACGAGCGGCTGCTCGACGCGCTGGGCTAG
- a CDS encoding creatininase family protein: MNDDTPAWGRYVELRPDALERIVEATPIAYVPWAALEWHGPHLPFGLEGFTAEAVAERAVRRTGGVLLPTTWWPITTLPHRFSLSIQSEVIQSLWDGIFAELARAGFRMVVLISGHYTEGHELVLMDAAEHAIAEYGILVLAVPPLALVDEAMLDHAGHWETAMMLALRPRLVDVSVLAPAPLDPTSSAVLGADPRRATAGQGESALMLATERIVVGVQSLMQHGGPSVLRELYARRRASYQRYVDRYFRGSWEEALTAWWGDQRVKH; encoded by the coding sequence ATGAACGACGACACACCTGCCTGGGGCCGCTATGTCGAGCTGCGCCCCGACGCGCTTGAGCGCATTGTCGAGGCAACCCCGATCGCCTACGTGCCGTGGGCGGCGCTCGAGTGGCATGGCCCGCATCTGCCGTTTGGCCTCGAGGGCTTCACCGCCGAGGCGGTGGCCGAGCGCGCGGTGCGCCGCACTGGCGGCGTGCTGCTGCCAACCACCTGGTGGCCAATCACCACGCTGCCGCACCGCTTCTCGCTCTCGATCCAGAGCGAGGTGATCCAGTCGCTCTGGGATGGCATCTTCGCCGAGCTGGCGCGCGCCGGCTTCCGCATGGTCGTGCTGATCAGCGGCCACTACACCGAGGGCCACGAGCTGGTGCTGATGGACGCGGCCGAGCATGCGATTGCGGAATATGGCATCCTGGTGCTGGCCGTTCCGCCGCTTGCGCTGGTCGATGAGGCGATGCTCGATCATGCCGGGCACTGGGAGACTGCCATGATGCTGGCGCTGCGCCCGCGCTTGGTCGATGTGAGCGTGCTGGCGCCTGCGCCGCTCGACCCGACCAGCAGCGCGGTGCTTGGCGCCGACCCGCGCCGCGCCACCGCCGGCCAGGGCGAGTCGGCGTTGATGCTGGCGACCGAGCGAATCGTTGTGGGTGTGCAGTCGCTCATGCAGCACGGCGGGCCGTCGGTGTTGCGCGAGCTCTACGCGCGCCGCCGCGCCAGTTACCAGCGTTATGTCGACCGTTACTTCCGCGGTTCGTGGGAAGAGGCACTTACCGCATGGTGGGGCGATCAAAGAGTTAAGCATTGA
- a CDS encoding PD40 domain-containing protein, which translates to MPIPYSELGTIGPTGDGSAANPWLLTTTLEAPGAQLQIEQRISYVNGSDFIGYEWLVRNTGAAQLEFTLFHAADLYLNGDDQGTGYYNPTTSAIGGRNRTQDQFELFVPATPASAYQEAGYNTIWRAISASGVPGTGFDNTTVPEYLDNGAGLQWSGRTLAPGATESIRDYLSFADSPINPILIADPDRSTVEAMPADVLADDRASATLSVTLLDSQGRPVPGKQVELRSDRPDDRVAQPGAPTDANGQTIATIRSNTPGLATITANDLSDEIQLTNPALVSFVEPPTSDFAEDVRKFTASGQQDLAHAANDTAQVAQIGRYFTVQFSGDIISTIVGTFFDGASLGSAIGGFSSSLASKSITQMNAPGYKAAINASWQGYTKNGSAERQFLKPIYDRLYNGRALTGPVFNQVILSGGKYLGNKLAKKFATELSGASERQIMQFVLTHTSDPFAEYGEAMQELADSYSTELNFPRDELLAALPGIGLTPDEEAIYKADMQARKAANLMLAMRIAGQTAYMQAARAERQAQEHSFCHKWCPFLIKNGAVIGATLVWDGPGYYVANLLGEGAMFTWNRWQDIKKLRQDYRMTFDSLAFMHGAEASLTLQRINQNTMNGLYLVKTRDASVLPQISLGPPVQYSTGECRSWLGTKFVEDGAYTVVDLFNNTNEDVTLEAWATYQHKPGWFSKPVPLYREAPGLTLAQQQSGRLRFDYLLGGEGDTPIDPSMVSITIIGSTSTGTYLVKTLNAPYVRPQRVDAAGNPVDCLVNAPPHGVPGLADQTPPTVGFPLRSSVAQASGGDQQLLTVFVENPLTSALQATVAQPIPAGMAVVDAGGGNLIDGRIEWTQTLGPGQPTIFTATLLPTNPFEASRTLPGTQLTFTDPDTAEVTQFAVPDRPLLPSIAIDLDPAVPDSATAGAPIEIGVGLHSRLSTSALSGTLKLELRDLDDAVLARLDQPIALAPGAASQLTLMLGAPATPGVYMIAGTLAGAPGTPRDFSALINVVAGTPPMIPAITFVSNRDGNDEIYRIDPDGANQQRLTTTASAEGWPGISSDARRITFWSARDGNQEIYVMDADGANQQRLTFNSANDEAPAWSPDGRSIAFMSTRDGNNEIYTMSADGSNQRRLTFNNADDNAPAWSPDGTTITFRSRRDGNDEIYTMSADGSNQRRLTFNNADDRAPAWSPDGSSIAFHSRRDGNWEIYIMQADGSSPRRLTINSATDQTPSWSPDGGSIAFMSTRAGNQDIYVMDADGANLRQLTFTSADDHSPGWWSR; encoded by the coding sequence ATGCCGATACCATACAGCGAGCTAGGCACCATCGGGCCAACCGGCGACGGCTCGGCGGCCAATCCATGGCTGCTCACGACCACACTTGAGGCGCCCGGCGCCCAGCTACAGATCGAGCAGCGCATCAGCTATGTCAACGGCAGCGACTTCATCGGCTACGAGTGGCTGGTGCGCAATACCGGTGCGGCGCAGCTGGAGTTCACGCTATTCCACGCCGCCGACCTATATCTGAATGGCGACGATCAAGGCACCGGCTACTACAACCCCACTACCAGCGCGATCGGTGGGCGCAATCGCACTCAGGATCAATTCGAGCTATTTGTACCTGCCACTCCGGCCAGCGCCTACCAGGAGGCCGGCTACAACACGATCTGGCGCGCAATCTCGGCCAGTGGCGTGCCTGGCACCGGCTTTGACAATACCACAGTGCCCGAGTACCTCGACAACGGCGCTGGCCTCCAGTGGAGCGGGCGCACGCTCGCGCCCGGTGCAACCGAAAGTATTCGCGACTACCTCAGCTTCGCCGATAGCCCGATCAACCCGATCCTCATCGCCGATCCCGACCGCTCGACGGTTGAAGCTATGCCGGCCGACGTGCTGGCCGACGATCGCGCCAGCGCCACGCTCAGTGTGACACTGCTGGACAGCCAGGGCCGGCCAGTGCCGGGCAAGCAGGTCGAGCTGCGCTCCGATCGCCCCGATGATCGCGTGGCCCAGCCGGGGGCGCCCACCGACGCAAATGGCCAGACCATCGCGACCATCCGCTCGAATACGCCGGGCCTGGCCACGATCACCGCGAATGATCTTTCCGACGAGATCCAGCTGACTAACCCGGCTTTGGTAAGCTTTGTTGAGCCGCCTACCAGCGACTTCGCCGAGGACGTGCGCAAGTTCACCGCATCGGGCCAGCAAGATCTGGCCCATGCCGCTAACGACACTGCCCAGGTAGCACAGATCGGTCGCTATTTCACCGTTCAATTCAGCGGAGATATTATCAGCACAATCGTTGGCACATTCTTCGACGGCGCCTCGCTTGGGAGTGCGATCGGCGGGTTTAGCTCGTCACTCGCCAGCAAAAGCATCACCCAGATGAATGCGCCTGGCTACAAGGCCGCAATCAACGCCTCATGGCAAGGCTACACCAAGAACGGTTCGGCCGAGCGGCAGTTCCTCAAGCCAATATACGACCGCCTCTACAATGGCCGGGCGTTAACCGGCCCGGTGTTCAACCAGGTCATCCTGTCGGGCGGGAAATACCTGGGCAATAAACTGGCCAAAAAATTCGCTACCGAGCTCTCGGGCGCATCCGAGCGCCAGATCATGCAGTTTGTGCTCACTCACACCAGCGACCCGTTCGCGGAGTATGGTGAGGCCATGCAAGAACTGGCCGACTCATACAGCACCGAGCTCAACTTCCCGCGCGACGAGCTGCTGGCGGCGCTGCCCGGCATAGGCCTGACGCCCGACGAAGAGGCGATCTACAAGGCCGACATGCAGGCGCGCAAGGCTGCCAACCTCATGCTGGCCATGCGGATCGCCGGGCAGACAGCGTACATGCAGGCTGCGCGCGCCGAGCGCCAGGCCCAAGAACACAGCTTCTGCCACAAATGGTGCCCGTTCCTGATCAAAAATGGTGCAGTAATCGGCGCCACGCTGGTTTGGGATGGGCCAGGCTACTATGTCGCGAACCTGCTTGGCGAGGGGGCAATGTTCACCTGGAATCGCTGGCAGGATATTAAGAAGCTGCGCCAGGATTACCGAATGACATTCGACAGCCTGGCGTTCATGCATGGTGCCGAGGCGTCGCTGACGCTCCAGCGCATCAATCAGAACACCATGAACGGGTTGTACCTGGTGAAGACGCGCGACGCCTCGGTGCTACCGCAGATTTCGCTCGGCCCACCGGTGCAATATAGCACCGGCGAGTGCCGCAGTTGGCTGGGAACCAAGTTTGTCGAAGATGGTGCCTACACGGTGGTAGATCTGTTCAACAACACCAATGAGGATGTGACGCTGGAGGCATGGGCCACTTACCAGCACAAGCCGGGCTGGTTCAGCAAGCCAGTGCCACTATACCGCGAGGCACCCGGCCTCACGCTGGCACAGCAGCAGAGCGGCCGGCTGCGCTTCGACTACCTCCTGGGCGGCGAGGGCGACACACCAATTGACCCTTCAATGGTATCGATTACCATTATCGGCAGCACATCTACCGGCACGTACCTGGTGAAAACGCTCAATGCCCCGTATGTGCGCCCACAGCGCGTCGACGCGGCTGGCAACCCAGTGGATTGCCTGGTGAATGCGCCACCACACGGCGTGCCTGGCCTGGCTGACCAAACGCCCCCAACTGTTGGCTTTCCACTGCGCTCGTCGGTTGCGCAAGCCAGTGGCGGCGACCAGCAACTGCTGACGGTGTTTGTCGAGAATCCGCTCACCAGTGCGCTTCAGGCCACTGTCGCCCAGCCCATCCCGGCCGGTATGGCAGTTGTGGATGCCGGTGGCGGAAATCTGATCGATGGGCGCATCGAGTGGACGCAAACGCTGGGGCCGGGCCAACCCACGATCTTCACGGCGACACTGCTGCCGACCAACCCATTCGAGGCGAGTCGCACCCTGCCGGGCACGCAGCTGACCTTCACTGACCCCGACACGGCCGAAGTAACACAGTTTGCCGTACCTGACCGGCCGCTCCTGCCATCGATCGCTATCGATCTCGATCCGGCGGTGCCCGACAGTGCCACAGCCGGCGCGCCGATCGAGATCGGCGTAGGGCTGCACAGCCGGCTCAGCACCAGCGCGCTTAGTGGCACGCTTAAACTCGAACTGCGCGATCTCGATGATGCCGTGCTCGCACGGCTCGATCAGCCAATCGCCCTGGCTCCAGGCGCCGCCAGCCAGCTGACGCTGATGCTGGGCGCACCAGCCACGCCGGGCGTCTACATGATTGCCGGCACGCTGGCAGGCGCCCCCGGCACCCCGCGCGATTTTTCAGCCCTGATCAACGTGGTGGCAGGCACCCCGCCGATGATTCCGGCGATCACGTTTGTGTCGAATCGCGACGGCAACGACGAGATCTACCGCATAGACCCCGATGGTGCCAACCAGCAGCGGCTGACAACAACCGCTAGTGCCGAGGGCTGGCCGGGCATCTCGTCCGACGCTCGCAGAATTACCTTCTGGTCGGCGCGCGACGGCAATCAGGAGATTTATGTGATGGATGCCGATGGTGCTAACCAGCAGCGGTTGACCTTCAACAGTGCCAACGACGAAGCCCCTGCCTGGTCGCCTGATGGCCGCTCAATCGCGTTTATGTCGACACGCGACGGCAATAACGAGATCTACACCATGAGCGCCGACGGCAGCAACCAGCGCCGGCTGACCTTCAACAATGCCGACGACAATGCCCCGGCTTGGTCGCCTGATGGCACGACCATTACATTTCGCTCGCGACGCGATGGCAACGACGAGATCTACACCATGAGCGCCGACGGCAGCAACCAGCGCCGGCTGACCTTCAACAATGCTGACGATCGCGCACCGGCTTGGTCGCCCGATGGTAGCTCAATCGCATTCCACTCGCGGCGCGATGGCAACTGGGAGATCTATATAATGCAGGCCGATGGCAGTAGCCCGCGCCGGCTGACTATCAATTCGGCGACCGACCAAACGCCTTCCTGGTCGCCTGATGGCGGCTCAATCGCGTTTATGTCGACGCGTGCGGGCAATCAGGATATTTATGTGATGGATGCCGACGGTGCCAACCTGCGCCAGCTGACCTTTACCAGCGCCGACGATCACTCGCCGGGCTGGTGGTCGCGGTAG